One window of Phaenicophaeus curvirostris isolate KB17595 chromosome 22, BPBGC_Pcur_1.0, whole genome shotgun sequence genomic DNA carries:
- the VAMP3 gene encoding vesicle-associated membrane protein 3: MSASVPGTSNVGAGSNRRLQQTQHQVDEVVDIMRVNVDKVLERDQKLSELDDRADALQAGASQFETSAAKLKRKYWWKNCKMWAILIAVVVVIIIIIIVWAVLS, translated from the exons AT GTCAGCCAGTGTCCCTGGAACCTCAAATGTGGGTGCCGGCAGCAATCGCCGTCTTCAGCAGACTCAACACCAAGTAGATGAG GTTGTTGATATCATGAGAGTGAATGTGGACAAGGTATTGGAGCGAGATCAGAAGCTGTCAGAGTTGGATGACCGTGCTGATGCACTGCAAGCAGGAGCTTCCCAGTTTGAGACCAGTGCGGCCAAGCTGAAAAGGAAGTACTGGTGGAAGAACTGCAAG atgtggGCAATATTGATAGCTGTTGTCGTCGTTATCATAATCATCATTATTG TCTGGGCGGTGCTTTCATGA